From the Conger conger chromosome 13, fConCon1.1, whole genome shotgun sequence genome, the window gtgCGTTGTTgagtgtgctgttacagtgCGTTGTTgagtgtgctgttacagtgCGTTGTTgagtgtgctgttacagtgCGTTGTTgagtgtgctgttacagtgCGTTGTTGAGTGCTTCTCTGACGATCAGCAGGCTGAAGCCAGGCAGGCTCAGTTTACCTACAGAGTTGCAGTccttgtgtctgtgcttgtgtgtgtttgtgtgtgatatcactgtgtgcatatgtgtgtgtatttgactgggtgtgtgtgtgtgtgtgtgtgtgtgtgtgtttgactaggggtgtgtgtgtgtgtatgtgtgtgtgtttgactgagggtgtgtgctgtgtgtgtttgtgtgtatgggtgtgtgtgtgtgtgtttgactgagggtgtgtgctgtgtgtgtgtatatgtatgtgtgtgtgtgcgtttgactgtgggtgtgtgtgtgtgtgtgtgtgtgtgtgtgagtgtgtgtgtgtgggcgtgtgtgtgtgagtgtgtatgtgtatatgtatgtgtgtgtgtgtgtgtatgtgtgtgtgagtgtgtatatgtatgtgtatgtgtgtgtgtatgtgtgtgtgtgtgtgtgtttgggttctttCCCCAGCTGATCTGAGGTTTTCTCTCCACAGGCGACATCTTCATGGCCAGGCGTGACGGGCTGCTGGAGCCCTGCCCGCGGCCGGCGGTTCCCCGGTCCTTCTCCGCCCCGTACGCATCTCTGGAGGGCATcgcggagggggtgggggaggaggaccCGTGCGCCTGGGGCTCTGAGTACCTGTCCCCCGGGCTGGAGGAGAGCCCCACGGCGGAGGACTTCCAGGAGGCCCTGCGGGTGGAGGGCTACATCCTGGGCCTGATCCAGCGGCGCGTCCTTCCCACCGCGGCCCAGCAAGCCGCGCACCACCCTGGGGCCAGAGAGCCGCGGCGTGGCCCGGCAGAGCAGCCTGCGCCGCAAGGAGGGCCCCGAGAGCCGCAACGCCTCCCCCGGCCTGCCGGGACTCGACAGCCCGTCCTGGGCCTTCCagggcctggaggaggagcggggcGGCGGGGCCGAGGACTGCCTGCCCCCTCGGTaccccctcccccggcccgCCGCGCTGGACTACCCCTGCCGGGGCGCGGAGCCCAGCAGCAGCGAGCCCGATTCGCCCCAGCGCAGCGCAGACTCCCCGCGCACTCCGTCGCCCGGCGACCAGCTGGTGAGCGCCCACTACATCCCCGCCCAGCCCTGCCGGGCCGCGCCCTGCCGCGCCCCGCCCGCCCACCTCCTCCGCCCCGCCcaccggcccccggcccccgccaAGCCCCAGCGGACTCCCTACTCCCCGGAGCGGGCCCCTCCCGCCAGCCGCTCCCGGGCCCCGCCCAGGAAGTGCCGGGGCGGCGAGGCGGACAGCCCCGGCCCCAGGAAGGCGGGCCGGCGGGCGGGGCGCTCGCAGTCGGAGAACAGCCTGCTGGGACAGCGGGCCGGCGAGCGCAAGTACAGCACGGTGGAGCGGGACGCGGGGCGGGGCTGCCAGGCCCGGCCGCGGAGGCCACAGCCGGGGAGTCTGGGATACCGCCGCTGGCGCTCCACCCAGGAGCTGAGCCAGGACGAGGGGGAGCCGGCCGGGGAGCAGGCCTCCCGGCGCCCGCGgaagccccgcccgcccccgccgCCCTACCCGTACCCCTACGCCCCGCACCCCCACTACCGCCACGGGGACGGCGGGGAGGCGCCGCCCTGCCGGCCGGAGGAGGCGTACGGCGCGCCCCCCGCGGGCGAGTCGGAGAGCAGCCTGAGCGAGGCCGACTCCCGGGGCTCCAGCTCCCTCTCCACCGACTCGGACGAGAGCGGAGGGCTGGTCTGGCCCCAGCAGCTGCCCCCTCAGCTCAACGCCGCCGCCTCGCCCCCCAATCCGCCCGGCGGCCCCGCCCAGCCCAAGGCCTTCGTCAAGATCAAGGCCTCCCACGCCCTGAAGAAGAAGATCCTGAGGTTCCGCACCGGTTCCCTCAAAGTCATGACGACGGTCTGAAGTCACCCTGACTGCCCTGTCCTGAAGGCCACCGTGCCTACAACTACCATCATCCTCCGCTCATCCCCACTTCAGATTGAATCCTCTAACGGGGGGTGGACCAAAAACTCTCATCTGAAATGCCCCTTCTTCTACCTTCTGCTGCAGTTACGTGATGTCAAACGTATGGCATTATTCAGGGTCCTACTGTCCTTAACACTGTCCTCGCAGACAAATTCTAATGATGCACTGCATGGATAACACATAGGAAGCTGCCCcatcattttcttttaattaagATTCACGGGAAGAACGTTCATTTGTCAAGCTTGACTTGACTATTCACGAGTGTGTCTCGCAATGTTCATGCACACGTATTGCTAACAGCTTGGCGAGGTTCCTGGCTTGTGCCTCAGTCTCTCTAAAGGTACCCACCCCCACAATCCTAATAAACAACGTAGGCCCGTATTCACATTGATTTGATCGGTGCAGCGGTGAAAAGGAACCCCCGGCGTATTTGCGCTTAAACAGAAAGCCTCCTGAAGACTTGGGCACCCCGGCCGAGTGACGGCACTGCCGGCGCCCCAGAGAGAACGCTCTGCATTCGATCTCCTCCCAGCATGCAACGGGGCGAGTGGTCCTGTGCGTTCCGGTGTGTCGCCACACCTGTAGATCCCAGTACGTAACTGCCTGTGGCCTTGTATTTGTGAATGAATGTATCCTGTAAATAAAGAGATGTTACCTCACCCCCGTGTGGGTCAGCGAGTCCCAGCTGTGTTGGGAGCGTGGGTGGGGGAGGTGATGGGAAGGGTTTGAGATCGCAACTGAGACCTAGACAACACCATGCTGTgcatggcgacatggctcaggcagtaagagcagtcgtctggcagtcggagggttgccggttcgatcccccgcccgggctgtgtcgaagtgtccctgagcaagacacctaaccccaaatgctcctgacgagctggtcggcgccttgcatggcagccaatcgccgtctgtgtgtgagtgtgtgtatgaatgggtgaatgagaagcatcaattgtacagcgctttggataaaggcgctatataaatggcaaccatttaccatttaccatgtgtgCCCATCTGTGCCTAGCTGAGCTGCTGAGATTATGTGCTgtcagagggggaggggtggggggtcaaatccatttccatttccatttattCTATTCAAGGAAATTAgttgaaattcaattaattatctGAAGTATGCTTGTCGTGTTCGTCAAGGGCCTAATTGAATTTCACATTGTTTGCTGAATTGACTGACCTGTAATGGAACTGAACCTGCTGAACCCCTGGTGTCAAAGCAAGGGGCGG encodes:
- the LOC133107299 gene encoding LOW QUALITY PROTEIN: dapper homolog 3-like (The sequence of the model RefSeq protein was modified relative to this genomic sequence to represent the inferred CDS: deleted 1 base in 1 codon) translates to MHRAFSFPMTAERCRNKERLEASLAGLCELELLKQRQECLVLGALSLGDTDPGHPAWGDLQPPLSAPTGPSRVQEDLTLRRQLNSLQSPPWGLMAALAQLVGDLRVDLEPGGAQPQGDPAESRSSSGFYELSAGQPLVTVSDPSVFGDLSSSSLGEGRVPCVGERPKSISDIFMARRDGLLEPCPRPAVPRSFSAPYASLEGIAEGVGEEDPCAWGSEYLSPGLEESPTAEDFQEALRVEGYILGLIQRRVLPTRPSKPRTTLGPESRGVARQSSLRRKEGPESRNASPGLPGLDSPSWAFQGLEEERGGGAEDCLPPRYPLPRPAALDYPCRGAEPSSSEPDSPQRSADSPRTPSPGDQLVSAHYIPAQPCRAAPCRAPPAHLLRPAHRPPAPAKPQRTPYSPERAPPASRSRAPPRKCRGGEADSPGPRKAGRRAGRSQSENSLLGQRAGERKYSTVERDAGRGCQARPRRPQPGSLGYRRWRSTQELSQDEGEPAGEQASRRPRKPRPPPPPYPYPYAPHPHYRHGDGGEAPPCRPEEAYGAPPAGESESSLSEADSRGSSSLSTDSDESGGLVWPQQLPPQLNAAASPPNPPGGPAQPKAFVKIKASHALKKKILRFRTGSLKVMTTV